The genomic region TATAGCGCCATCATTGGTTAAAATTACGATGAAGATATCGGTCGCAGTAAATCCACATTTTAATCAATCCTCTCTTTTTCCAGTTGCACTTTCAACACTTTTTGTAAGCGTTAGCATCTTGGGCATTGTAGTCCATGTCAGCCGTGGGCATCTAATGCAGTTAAACTTAAACCAGTACGTGCAAAGTGAGAACTCATGATACTTAGAACACATCAGTCAACAATTCATTAGCCTTAGTTAGCAGTTAGCCTTGgacaattatgctatgaggttCTAAAATCAGAAATGCCACTTAAATTTTAACCCATGGAATGAACTGTGACCCGGAATTGGCAGATTTTCAGCCTGTTCGCCATGACCGGTAACCGGCCAGTCGGGATCATTTCCTGATCAATAGCCGGTCCATATTTGACTGCTGCTGCTTTTAGAGTGCAGAACCTCTGAACTAAAAAGCTGCTTTTTGACTGAAGAGGTCTGACTCTCTTTAAAAAGGATCGCAGCTCAGCAGCCCAGTTTCACTACAGATACCAGTCTGGGTCTCATTTATCCTGGGAACTTGTTTTTAATGAACAGCGGTGGAATTAATAAAAGCTGCCTGAATGCTTATTGTAATGCATTTCCAAAGACTCAACAGCAATACAAACATCATTTGAAGCATCTCAACGTTTTGAGTACATGACAcagagaaaagaacaaaaagctTTCTGTGTCCCAACTTGCATCAGATTAGTCATGCAGCGATTCTTAGAAGATCATAATTAGAATCGTGCTCGTACCTGTCGTTTCCATTCCAGCAGCACTCGAACTTGTCAAAGATGCAGTCGTTCTCGTACAGCGAGCACAGCTTGCTCCTCAGGTACTCGTGAACCTGAAACGATTGAATGAGGCAGGTGTCAACAACAGAAGAATCCCGTCTTCCTACAGCTGTGGAGctaatctgaaatgttttttgtctttaaagaaaatgttcttcttTACAAATCCAACCATATAATAAGCTGCATTTAGCCTGACCCCTAGTGGCCACTACGTAAAATTACCAGaagagatttttctttttttgttttattttaggtgGGGCTCCTGTTACACATCACAGCAACAGTCATTTGAACACCTGAAACTCTCAACAGCAGGCAGaatgcacatttaatttaataaaaaaatcacagacGGTGGATCATGTGTCTTGAAACCCCAAGATTTCCTTATGTCCATTTAAATGGTGCCATATTTGTAAGGAATGTGGATTTTGGGGTTGAACAACAGAGCTGACCCTCTGGGCTGCAGGCATGAAAAACTAGCTAAATCCTTCCAGCAAACACCCAACAGCTTATTCTACGACTGAAAGACACATGTTGGCATTTTAACAATTTGATCATTTAACTATTAGGGGCCTAAGAAGTGCCACCCTAGTCTGGCTCTGATGGTCAATCTGTCCGTAACAACTGGAGCCCACATGTGTTCAGTGGGGTTGATGTCAGGACTGCCGATGAACTCAGCCACAAATgccatttatataaaagcaacaCCGTTAACAACAGTATAAGCTTTAAGAAGCattgttacaacaaagaaatgTCCCTACCTGAGCAAGTAAGAGCACCACCTGTACAAACCTCTGTGTCGTTGACCGCCCTGTAACTCTGGGCTGTTTTTAACTATTGGCTTTACTTTAATACCTTTAAATACGAACACATCTGAATCTGAATGAGTTTTCCTTTGTACTAGATGTGCAGGATGGCCGTGACGAGGCCCACGAGCCAGACCTTTCACAACCCTAGTTTGGTTTTGGCAGTGGGCTGCACGTATTGCAACATTTGGGACCATTTTGTTTGGTGATTGGCTCAGAGTAAAAAGAGCGAGGATGAAAAGCACAATGAGACGTCTTCTATGAAGTCCTCATTCAAAGGAGACCACACACACGTGATCTGCCGCCATCAGGCCGGCCACAACTGCTCAAACAGGTGGGTTTCACACCagagtcttattttttttatagttttattaatATATCACATTGCAAAGCTTTTAGTAACGCAGGAATAATGTATCTATTCCACAGAAAAGATACACAAACACTCCAGAATTATTCCCCATTCTCACCTGGTACGTCTCCACCGGCCGGTTTTCCATGTTCAGGTCCCAAATCTTCACAGATAAGTAGTCTCTGGTCATCATGTAGCGTCCGTTGTGGCTGAACTTGACGTCCGAGATGGATGATATGATCTCTGAGAAGAAGGAGCGGTTGCTGGGGTTTTCAGGTTCCTCGAACACTGAAGGAGAGACTTAATGTGATCATAGGTATCTTCATCAGCCACTTCATCTACCAGTCAATGTTGGAGGGAACTAGTGGTTAATAATTAGAGTACTGATGAATGTCACCAACAAGCTGACGTAGTAACTGATATCCCTGTATTAGAAACAGCGCTCCCAGCAGCACAGTTATTAAACTGAAATAGGAATCATAAATCATAATTATAAAACATGAACAGAAGACGACCAGAGTTTAAACTCCTGAAGAAGCAACAGTCTGAAGGTGGAGAAATTATCATCGTGGTAAAAAGTTGACACGCACATGTTGGGGTCGTCACCAAAATGGTTCCGATGCTTCAGAGATAGTAGCCAGAAAAACAACTAGTTCTAgctccaataaaaaaaacatatatacttTGTGTGTTTAAGATGCTTTGATGCCATGACCAACAAGTTAAACCATAATGTGACGTTGATCCTGTCTGCTATTTTTCAgccaaataataagaaaaactgaaataatggGACCAAAACTCAGGCAGTTCAGGCTGCCTGCTGGGTTTTTCTGCCACTTTGCAGGGCAGGCACTTGCAGTAAGTCAGCCGTTTGCCTTATAAGCCGCTGATCTTCAGCGGCAGAACTTGAGCTAAACTATTTTTTAGAGCAGATTCATTTAAACATGAACGGTGTTGAAGAACTGAATCGGAAATGgcgtaaaaaaagaaaaaagtcttTGCTATCAGATGATCTGACAGCTAAGTAGCTATCCCAGAGCAGCAATAACTCACACTTGGAGTGCTTGTCACAAAGAGCTGAAACTCTCATGTCACACAGACGGATTGTTCCTTTGCTGCTGCTGTAGACGAAGGTGTTGCACTGGTGAGGATGAAACTCTGCTGCTGTAATCACCTCGGTCAGCTCCTCCATGTTGGCTGGTTTAATGTCAACAATATCTGAAGAGCGAGCAGTTAAGGAGGCGCAACACTTGTACCCAGATCTATTCAAATAGAGTGAAAGAGTGGAGCAGGTTGGTGCACAGGCTGACATGTTTAAGGATACTGAAGCTGCGGTCGGTGATCTCCAGGTTCCAGAGGTTGACGCGGAGATCGTCCGCGGACAGGTAGGTCTCGTTGTCGCTGTTGACAGAGACCGAGTTGATGTGGTAGGTGTGAGCGTTGGCAAACACCCTCCGAGGACTGGCTTCCACCATGAGGTCCATGGGTATTAAAACTGGCACCTGAACGAGAAATGTTCCGGGTAACTGAAAGGAATCATTTCACTCAAACGTTCTTTTTAAACACATCATGCTAATGTAGACAGACAAAAACAGGTCAAGGTGCATTGATATTAGCAGTTTTGTGGTTCTGACTGACCCGTAGTGCCGTGATAGTGTTACGGTCTCTGTATCGGCCATCCTCCTCTTTGAGATTGTAGCCCTCTGGTCTCTTGTCTCGCTCACTTATTTTCCACAACTTAATTGTTTTATCTGTGCAACGGGAGGAGAGGACATCAGACTCAAGACTTTAAAAACAGGGAAACGGGTcgagcttttccacattttttcatgttacaaccacaattgcagagtagtgcataactgtaaagaGCAAAGGAAACATggtattttttaaaagaagtaCCTGAGAAAAATGTCCTACATTTTCCCAAACACACCTTCCTGTTCAGGTCTAAACGTCTTTCTGAAAGGAGATTTCTTTAGCcaataaaacctccagatttacCGTTGGTGGACAACAGGAACTGAGCCGCATTCTTCTGAGGAAGCCAGCGGATCTTGTTGATTTTCTCTTCTATTTCTAAACTCTTTAAGTAGTCGAACTCAGGTTCGTGGCTCTGGAAGGTGCTGTAAACGTTGTACTCGCTCCTGAACTGGGGCAGATTCTTGTTCTGTGAGGAGAAACACGGACATTTATTTATCAGTACACTGCTGGATTAGGTCTGCTTCCCCAAACAGACAGAACCATTTGTCCCTTTTTCAGCAGAAAAACATCCAGTGTTAATGCATGTGAAAACAAATGAGGCTTTACTTCTacttcctgctggaagatgacgACACGCCCACCCTTGTCTCCAGTGGCGAGCAGCTCTCCTGTGTGGTTGAACTCAACCGTCGATATAATGTCCGCTGGGCAGAGAAATGAGACGGACCATGAATGAAAACCTTTCGTTACTAAATGCAGTAACAGTCCGTGTCAATGGGAATGAGAGCGGTAGAGCAGCAGACGTGTAGAAATGAGACTCAGATGTTGGAGAACGCAGACGGAACATTATTCACATCTCCCCGAGCAGTACTGTACTCCACTAACTGGAACACACTCACATGTCCATGCACACTCGCTTGGACCTTTGTTGCCCACTGGAGCAGAAACACAATGAGCAACCAGATTGCAGTGAGGGGCCTTTGTGCTGGTCGGAGTGCCTGAGGCCCAGAACGGGGTGTGACACCGGAGTGTCTCAGCACTTTTGCAGTTCGCAGGGACAATTTCTGAGCCAAGTCAAGACATTTTGTCCcgttattttattaggattttatgcgaCTGAACAACAAAAATATGGTGCATGAAACATGTTGCACAACTAAAAATCTGAATAGagtggcatgtatttgtattcagccccttttactgGGACAGCCAATAAcaaaccagttgccttcaggcATCATCTAATTATTAAAcggagtccagctgtgtgtaattcaaCCTGGCAGGAAGAAAGCCACAGGCCACGTAGGAGAccgcagcaaacatgtggaagaaggttctctgCTCAGACAAGACCATAATTAAACACCGATCATCAAGCTGAACACATGccgaaacatggtggtggctgcatcatgctgtggggatgcttttcttcagcagggtcaggaaagcttgtcagagttacttgtttctggtctgtcaaataaaatcctaataaaataaactgaagtttgtggctgtaacttTCCTTAATAAGATCTGTACCAGAACCACAGTGTAGCTGGTGGACAAGTGATCATCTAAACAGCTTTCTGAAGctcatattttagattttctcattgaaaaa from Girardinichthys multiradiatus isolate DD_20200921_A chromosome 8, DD_fGirMul_XY1, whole genome shotgun sequence harbors:
- the ppp2r2ab gene encoding serine/threonine-protein phosphatase 2A 55 kDa regulatory subunit B alpha isoform isoform X1, whose amino-acid sequence is MAGPGGDMQWCFSQVKGAIDDDVAEADIISTVEFNHTGELLATGDKGGRVVIFQQEVENKNLPQFRSEYNVYSTFQSHEPEFDYLKSLEIEEKINKIRWLPQKNAAQFLLSTNDKTIKLWKISERDKRPEGYNLKEEDGRYRDRNTITALRVPVLIPMDLMVEASPRRVFANAHTYHINSVSVNSDNETYLSADDLRVNLWNLEITDRSFNIVDIKPANMEELTEVITAAEFHPHQCNTFVYSSSKGTIRLCDMRVSALCDKHSKLFEEPENPSNRSFFSEIISSISDVKFSHNGRYMMTRDYLSVKIWDLNMENRPVETYQVHEYLRSKLCSLYENDCIFDKFECCWNGNDSVVMTGSYNNFFRMFDRGQRRDATLEASRENSKPLQVLKPRKVCTGGKRKKDEISVDSLDFNKKILHTAWHPQDNIIAVATINNLYIFQDKVN
- the ppp2r2ab gene encoding serine/threonine-protein phosphatase 2A 55 kDa regulatory subunit B alpha isoform isoform X2 — protein: MDLMVEASPRRVFANAHTYHINSVSVNSDNETYLSADDLRVNLWNLEITDRSFNIVDIKPANMEELTEVITAAEFHPHQCNTFVYSSSKGTIRLCDMRVSALCDKHSKLFEEPENPSNRSFFSEIISSISDVKFSHNGRYMMTRDYLSVKIWDLNMENRPVETYQVHEYLRSKLCSLYENDCIFDKFECCWNGNDSVVMTGSYNNFFRMFDRGQRRDATLEASRENSKPLQVLKPRKVCTGGKRKKDEISVDSLDFNKKILHTAWHPQDNIIAVATINNLYIFQDKVN